The Proteus vulgaris genome has a segment encoding these proteins:
- a CDS encoding ATPase encodes MAKKAPADQQAIRESAEVRFAQELARLTKADVNNPKPQGWLRSPRAVRQFILGDDALGVTPKFFGDDALVDRAIVTLLGKQGLMLVGEPGTAKSMLSELFAAAISGDSGLTIQGTAGTTEDHIKYSWNYALLLAEGPTERALVGSPLYQGMLQGKIVRFEEITRCPPEIQDVLVSLMSEKQLMIPEMGDGARISAKPGFNLIGTANLRDRGVHEMSAALKRRFNFETVKPIRDPAFEISLIQSQLENELGSLANEVTIPVDVVELLVTTFQELRSGNTQDGGNIKTPDAVMSTAEAVNIAYACALEAHYLGDGVMNAGAIARQLIGVVLKDNADDIKRIRYYMDNVARERARNSKEWKAFFDASKEFWQ; translated from the coding sequence ATGGCTAAAAAAGCACCCGCAGATCAACAAGCAATCAGGGAAAGTGCTGAGGTTCGATTTGCTCAAGAGTTAGCGCGCTTAACAAAAGCAGATGTTAATAATCCTAAACCACAAGGATGGCTTCGCTCTCCTCGTGCTGTACGACAATTTATTTTAGGTGATGATGCATTAGGCGTCACACCTAAGTTTTTCGGCGACGATGCCTTGGTTGATCGCGCAATTGTCACATTATTAGGCAAGCAAGGTTTAATGCTAGTTGGTGAGCCAGGTACAGCAAAATCGATGCTCTCAGAGCTTTTTGCCGCTGCCATCAGTGGTGATTCAGGGCTAACTATTCAAGGCACTGCGGGCACTACAGAAGATCACATCAAGTACTCATGGAACTATGCGTTGTTATTAGCAGAAGGCCCAACAGAGCGCGCTTTAGTGGGATCGCCGCTTTATCAAGGTATGTTACAAGGTAAAATTGTTCGCTTTGAAGAGATAACCCGTTGTCCTCCTGAAATTCAGGACGTACTGGTTTCTTTGATGTCAGAAAAACAGTTAATGATCCCCGAAATGGGGGATGGTGCGCGTATTAGTGCAAAACCTGGATTTAACCTTATCGGTACAGCAAACTTACGTGATCGTGGTGTCCACGAGATGTCTGCCGCATTAAAACGTCGTTTTAATTTCGAAACGGTAAAACCCATTCGTGATCCAGCATTTGAAATCAGCTTAATTCAATCACAGCTAGAAAATGAATTAGGCTCTTTAGCTAATGAAGTGACGATACCTGTTGATGTAGTGGAATTACTGGTAACCACATTCCAAGAACTACGTTCAGGTAATACACAAGATGGCGGTAATATCAAAACCCCTGATGCGGTTATGTCAACCGCAGAAGCGGTGAACATTGCTTATGCTTGTGCCTTAGAAGCACATTATTTAGGTGATGGCGTAATGAATGCAGGTGCGATTGCGCGCCAATTAATCGGTGTTGTATTAAAAGACAATGCTGATGATATTAAACGTATTCGTTATTACATGGACAATGTCGCTAGAGAACGCGCAAGAAACAGCAAAGAGTGGAAAGCGTTCTTTGATGCATCAAAAGAGTTTTGGCAATAA
- the ydhC_3 gene encoding MFS family transporter translates to MNRKLSLWLAIALMMFPQIAETIYSPALTDISNGFHVSANEAGQTLSLYFFAFALGVIIWGRLCDVIGRRPTMLAGLVIYAIACLGVFVTKDFSVLLGLRMLSAFGAAVGSVGTQTIMRDVYSGDELAKVFSVMGAAIALSPAIGMLSGSLLVSYAGYQGVFSGLAFLAIILLLWSTFALPESRPETIKTTPIGKTAIKMLKDKQIAKTILLIAFFNISLFAYYQLAPFMFDKQGYSTSTFGYSGIILAMGVGIGSYINKALLNHHWQCEKLVLLASFIALISAVGVYLLRNHISFIIPMMTSVVAYGIAIPNILATALAQYKDRLGTAGGIIRLVLLFINWWWTCTCRMGTKFINHLTNL, encoded by the coding sequence ATGAACAGAAAACTCTCTTTATGGTTAGCAATTGCGTTAATGATGTTTCCGCAAATTGCAGAAACCATTTATAGCCCAGCACTGACTGACATCTCAAATGGCTTTCATGTCAGTGCAAATGAAGCAGGGCAAACACTTTCGCTCTATTTCTTTGCGTTTGCATTAGGGGTCATTATATGGGGTCGATTATGTGATGTCATTGGGCGTCGTCCGACAATGTTAGCTGGATTGGTTATTTATGCTATTGCTTGTCTTGGCGTATTTGTGACAAAAGATTTTTCAGTCTTATTGGGATTACGTATGCTTTCTGCTTTTGGTGCTGCGGTAGGCTCAGTGGGCACACAAACTATTATGCGTGATGTCTATAGTGGTGATGAATTAGCGAAAGTTTTCTCAGTAATGGGCGCTGCTATCGCATTAAGTCCAGCAATAGGTATGTTAAGTGGTTCATTATTAGTCAGTTATGCAGGCTATCAAGGCGTTTTTAGTGGTCTTGCCTTTCTTGCTATTATTTTATTGTTATGGAGTACTTTTGCCTTACCAGAAAGTCGCCCTGAAACGATAAAAACTACGCCTATTGGTAAAACTGCAATAAAAATGCTGAAAGATAAGCAAATTGCCAAAACAATATTATTAATTGCCTTTTTTAATATCAGTCTATTTGCTTATTATCAATTAGCTCCTTTTATGTTTGATAAACAAGGATATAGTACAAGTACCTTTGGCTATAGTGGCATTATATTAGCAATGGGAGTAGGCATAGGCTCTTATATTAATAAAGCACTATTAAACCACCATTGGCAATGTGAGAAATTAGTGTTACTTGCTAGTTTTATTGCGTTGATTAGTGCAGTCGGTGTTTATTTATTACGTAATCACATTAGTTTTATTATTCCAATGATGACAAGTGTCGTTGCTTATGGCATTGCTATTCCAAATATCTTGGCCACTGCCCTAGCACAATATAAAGATCGTTTAGGCACTGCGGGGGGCATTATTAGGCTTGTTCTACTATTTATTAATTGGTGGTGGACTTGCACTTGCAGGATGGGGACAAAGTTTATCAATCACCTTACTAATTTGTAG
- the ripA_3 gene encoding regulatory protein, producing MAWLNQYDHFVPEEHLASVVGIAAEMGKHDSGFHSHDRGQLLFTQSGCMRITLASRVSVLPPMRIAWIPAKLEHRVEMYASVGYRSVYISDKYHDKFPSESEIFTLSPLLREILERISVADFDTQWEEGRYANLLAVFFDEIAYAQRQPNHLSMPKDRRLKRLSFDDLPPPLQEMAKCVGASEKTITRLFYKETGLSYQQWRQQWRLMKAIELLATHHRYIDISQILGFASDSAFITFFKKMTGQTPQEYLKS from the coding sequence ATGGCCTGGCTTAATCAATACGACCACTTTGTGCCAGAAGAGCATCTTGCATCAGTCGTCGGTATTGCAGCAGAAATGGGAAAGCACGACTCTGGGTTTCATTCTCACGATAGAGGGCAATTATTATTTACGCAGTCAGGGTGTATGCGAATCACTTTGGCCTCTCGCGTTTCTGTATTACCCCCCATGAGAATTGCGTGGATCCCTGCAAAATTAGAACATCGAGTCGAAATGTATGCCTCTGTGGGATATCGCTCTGTTTATATTTCCGATAAATATCATGATAAATTTCCAAGTGAGAGTGAGATATTTACGCTTTCTCCTCTTTTGCGGGAAATACTTGAGCGTATTTCTGTTGCTGATTTTGATACGCAATGGGAAGAAGGGCGTTATGCAAATCTATTAGCGGTTTTCTTTGATGAAATAGCATATGCACAACGGCAACCTAATCATTTATCTATGCCGAAAGATAGGCGATTAAAGCGTTTATCATTTGATGATTTGCCACCACCGTTACAAGAAATGGCGAAATGTGTCGGGGCGAGTGAAAAAACTATTACACGCTTATTTTACAAAGAAACGGGGTTGAGTTATCAACAATGGCGCCAACAATGGCGATTAATGAAAGCAATTGAATTATTAGCTACCCATCATCGCTATATTGATATTAGCCAGATATTAGGATTTGCCAGTGACAGCGCCTTTATTACTTTTTTCAAAAAAATGACAGGGCAAACACCGCAAGAATATTTGAAAAGCTGA
- the gltA gene encoding type II citrate synthase, with translation MADNKAKLTIDETSVDLDVLSPTLGSKVIDIRTLGSKGYYTYDPGFTSTASCESKITYIDGENGILLHRGFPIGQLATESTYLEVCYILLYGEAPTQEQYDKFKTTVTRHTMIHEQITRLFNGFRRDSHPMAVLCGVTGALAAFYHDALDVSNPVHRDITAYRLLSKMPTVAAMCYKYSIGQPFVYPKNDLSYAGNFLHMMFATPCEEYVVNPVLERAMDRIFILHADHEQNASTSTVRTAGSSGANPFACIAAGIASLWGPAHGGANEACLRMLEEIKTVEHIPEFIKRAKDKNDSFRLMGFGHRVYKNYDPRATVMRETCHEVLKELNLNDSLLEVAMELERIALNDPYFIEKKLYPNVDFYSGIILKALGIPSNMFTVIFAIARTIGWIAHWNEMHEDGLKIARPRQLYTGYDERKFKSEIKKK, from the coding sequence ATGGCTGATAACAAAGCTAAGCTAACGATTGATGAAACATCTGTAGACTTGGACGTTCTATCCCCTACACTCGGTTCCAAAGTTATTGATATTCGTACTCTCGGCTCCAAAGGTTATTACACCTATGATCCCGGCTTTACCTCAACCGCATCTTGTGAGTCAAAAATCACCTATATTGATGGTGAAAACGGTATCTTACTTCACCGTGGTTTCCCTATCGGGCAATTAGCGACAGAATCAACATACTTGGAAGTTTGCTATATCCTTCTATATGGTGAAGCACCAACGCAGGAGCAATACGATAAATTTAAAACGACGGTTACTCGCCATACCATGATCCATGAACAAATTACTCGGCTGTTCAATGGGTTCCGTCGTGACTCACATCCAATGGCTGTATTGTGTGGTGTGACAGGGGCTTTAGCTGCGTTCTATCATGACGCACTGGATGTCAGTAACCCAGTTCACCGCGATATCACAGCTTATCGTCTATTATCCAAAATGCCGACAGTCGCGGCAATGTGTTACAAATACTCTATTGGTCAACCGTTCGTTTATCCAAAAAATGACCTTTCTTATGCTGGTAACTTCTTACACATGATGTTTGCAACACCGTGTGAAGAGTATGTGGTCAATCCAGTACTTGAACGTGCAATGGATAGAATTTTTATTCTTCATGCTGATCACGAACAAAATGCATCAACATCTACAGTACGTACCGCAGGCTCTTCTGGTGCAAATCCATTTGCCTGTATTGCAGCAGGTATCGCGTCACTTTGGGGACCAGCTCATGGTGGTGCAAACGAAGCGTGTCTACGTATGCTAGAAGAGATCAAAACCGTTGAACACATTCCTGAATTCATTAAACGTGCAAAAGATAAAAATGACTCCTTCCGTTTAATGGGCTTTGGTCACCGTGTTTACAAGAACTATGATCCTCGTGCAACAGTTATGCGTGAAACCTGTCATGAAGTGTTAAAAGAATTAAACCTCAATGACAGCTTACTTGAAGTGGCAATGGAATTAGAACGTATTGCCCTAAACGACCCGTATTTTATTGAGAAAAAACTGTACCCTAACGTTGACTTTTACTCTGGTATTATCCTTAAAGCGTTAGGTATTCCATCGAATATGTTTACTGTTATTTTTGCTATTGCACGTACAATTGGTTGGATTGCTCACTGGAATGAAATGCACGAAGATGGTTTGAAAATTGCGCGTCCTCGTCAGCTTTATACCGGTTATGATGAACGCAAATTTAAAAGTGAAATTAAAAAGAAATAA
- the sdhC gene encoding succinate dehydrogenase cytochrome b-556 subunit, producing MKKQRPVNLDLQTIQFPLPAIASILHRVSGVIMLVAVGILLWLLGTSLSSPEGFQQAAEIMTGFFAKFILWGILTALAYHICGGIRHMLMDFGFIDETLVVGRNSAAASMIITVILSILAGVLVW from the coding sequence GTGAAAAAACAAAGACCTGTCAATCTGGATTTACAGACGATACAGTTTCCACTCCCTGCTATCGCATCGATCTTGCATCGTGTCTCTGGGGTTATCATGTTAGTCGCAGTGGGTATCTTACTGTGGTTACTTGGCACCTCTCTCTCCTCTCCTGAAGGTTTTCAGCAAGCAGCTGAAATCATGACTGGTTTCTTCGCAAAGTTTATTTTGTGGGGCATCCTAACGGCATTGGCCTACCATATTTGTGGTGGTATTCGCCATATGCTAATGGACTTCGGCTTTATTGATGAAACCTTGGTTGTAGGTCGCAATTCGGCGGCTGCATCCATGATTATTACGGTTATTTTATCAATATTGGCGGGGGTTTTAGTATGGTAA
- the sdhD gene encoding succinate dehydrogenase cytochrome b556 small membrane subunit: MVSNSSTLGRTGIQDWLFLRASAIIIVLYVLYLVGFIATTEITYEVWRGFFSSSLTKVFTILTLLSILIHAWIGMWQVLTDYIKPLALRLTLQLIIVVALLVYLIYGTIVVWGV; this comes from the coding sequence ATGGTAAGTAATTCTTCTACTTTAGGCCGTACTGGCATACAGGATTGGTTATTTCTGCGTGCCTCAGCCATCATCATCGTTTTATATGTTCTTTACCTTGTGGGTTTTATTGCAACCACAGAAATTACCTATGAAGTATGGCGTGGGTTCTTTAGCTCATCCTTAACCAAAGTGTTCACCATTTTGACTCTGCTTTCTATTCTTATTCATGCGTGGATCGGAATGTGGCAGGTGTTAACGGACTATATTAAACCTCTGGCATTACGCCTGACTTTACAACTGATTATTGTTGTTGCGCTGTTGGTTTATCTTATTTATGGAACAATTGTGGTGTGGGGTGTGTAA
- the sdhA_1 gene encoding succinate dehydrogenase flavoprotein subunit, translating to MNLPVREFDAVVIGAGGAGMRAALQISQMGLSCALISKVFPTRSHTVSAQGGITVALGNTHEDNWEWHMYDTVKGSDYIGDQDAIEYMCKTGPEAILELEHMGLPFSRLDDGRIYQRPFGGQSKNFGGEQAARTAAAADRTGHALLHTLYQQNLKNHTTIFSEWYSLDLVKNQDGDIVGCTAICIETGEVVYFKANATILATGGAGRIYQSTTNAHINTGDGVGMAVRAGVPLQDMEMWQFHPTGIAGAGVLVTEGCRGEGGYLLNKDGERFMERYAPNAKDLAGRDVVARSIMIEIREGRGCDGPWGPHAKLKLDHLGKEVLESRLPGILDLSRTFAHVDPS from the coding sequence ATGAATCTGCCAGTAAGAGAGTTTGATGCAGTTGTTATTGGTGCAGGTGGTGCCGGTATGCGTGCCGCTTTACAGATTTCTCAAATGGGTCTGTCTTGTGCACTGATTTCTAAAGTTTTTCCTACTCGTTCTCATACTGTTTCCGCTCAAGGAGGTATCACTGTTGCACTTGGTAATACCCATGAGGACAACTGGGAATGGCACATGTACGATACCGTAAAAGGTTCCGACTATATCGGTGACCAAGATGCTATCGAATATATGTGTAAAACCGGTCCTGAAGCAATTTTAGAACTGGAACATATGGGGCTTCCATTTTCTCGCTTAGATGATGGCCGTATTTATCAACGTCCATTTGGTGGTCAATCTAAGAACTTTGGTGGCGAACAAGCGGCACGTACTGCGGCAGCGGCTGACCGTACTGGGCACGCATTATTGCATACCCTATATCAGCAAAATTTAAAAAATCACACAACTATCTTTTCTGAGTGGTACTCACTGGATCTCGTGAAAAACCAAGATGGTGATATTGTCGGGTGTACTGCAATTTGCATTGAAACCGGTGAAGTGGTTTATTTCAAAGCTAATGCCACTATTTTAGCTACGGGCGGTGCTGGTCGTATTTATCAATCCACCACGAATGCGCATATCAATACAGGTGATGGTGTCGGTATGGCCGTTCGTGCAGGTGTTCCACTACAAGATATGGAAATGTGGCAATTCCATCCAACAGGCATCGCAGGTGCAGGTGTATTAGTGACTGAAGGTTGCCGTGGTGAAGGCGGATATCTGTTGAATAAAGACGGTGAACGCTTTATGGAGCGTTATGCACCAAATGCCAAAGACCTTGCGGGTCGTGACGTAGTGGCTCGTTCAATCATGATTGAAATTCGTGAAGGTCGTGGTTGTGATGGCCCTTGGGGTCCTCATGCGAAATTGAAACTTGATCATCTGGGTAAAGAGGTCCTTGAATCACGTTTACCGGGTATTCTCGATCTTTCTCGTACATTCGCACATGTTGACCCCAGTTAA
- the sdhA_2 gene encoding succinate dehydrogenase flavoprotein subunit, translating into MLTPVKEPIPVIPTCHYMMGGIPTKVTGQAIRVNEKGEDVVIPGLFAVGEIACVSVHGANRLGGNSLLDLVVFGRSAGVHLKESLMEQGTMRDASDSDVEAALTRLHRWENNRSGEDPVEIRKALQSCMQHNFSVFREGDAMAKGLEELKVIRERLQNARLDDNSSEFNTQRIECLELDNLMETAYATAVSANFRTESRGAHSRFDFPERDDANWLCHTLYQPQTETMTRREVNMQPKLREAFPPKVRTY; encoded by the coding sequence ATGTTGACCCCAGTTAAAGAGCCAATTCCTGTTATTCCTACTTGTCACTATATGATGGGAGGGATCCCAACGAAGGTGACTGGTCAAGCCATTCGTGTGAATGAAAAGGGCGAAGATGTGGTTATTCCAGGATTGTTTGCTGTTGGTGAAATCGCTTGTGTTTCTGTTCATGGTGCAAACCGTTTAGGGGGTAACTCACTGTTAGACCTCGTTGTATTCGGTCGTTCAGCCGGTGTTCATTTAAAAGAATCACTGATGGAACAAGGCACAATGCGCGATGCCAGTGACTCCGATGTTGAAGCTGCATTAACTCGTTTACACCGCTGGGAAAACAACCGTTCTGGTGAAGATCCTGTTGAGATCCGTAAAGCACTGCAATCTTGTATGCAACATAACTTCTCGGTATTCCGTGAAGGTGATGCAATGGCAAAAGGCTTAGAAGAACTGAAAGTCATTCGTGAGCGCTTACAAAATGCACGACTCGATGATAATTCAAGTGAATTTAATACACAGCGTATTGAATGCTTAGAATTAGACAACTTGATGGAAACAGCTTATGCCACTGCGGTATCTGCGAATTTCCGTACTGAAAGTCGTGGTGCTCATAGCCGTTTCGATTTCCCAGAACGTGATGATGCGAACTGGTTATGCCATACATTATATCAACCGCAAACCGAAACAATGACACGCCGTGAAGTGAATATGCAGCCAAAACTGCGTGAAGCTTTCCCACCAAAAGTGCGTACATATTAA
- the sdhB gene encoding succinate dehydrogenase iron-sulfur subunit, with the protein MKLEFSIYRYNPDVDNAPHMQDYTLEVPEGRDMMLLDALIQLKEKDPTLSFRRSCREGVCGSDGVNMNGKNGLACITPISSLQKGSKKIVIRPLPGLPVIRDLIVDMTQFYTQYEKIRPYLINNGKNPPARENLQSPEQREKLDGLYDCILCACCSTSCPSFWWNPDKFIGPAGLLAAYRFLIDSRDTETESRLDDLNDAFSVFRCHGIMNCVSVCPKGLNPTKAIGHIKSMLLKRSA; encoded by the coding sequence ATGAAACTTGAATTTTCTATTTATCGTTACAATCCCGACGTTGACAATGCGCCGCATATGCAAGATTACACCCTCGAAGTTCCTGAAGGGCGTGACATGATGCTATTGGATGCATTAATTCAATTAAAGGAAAAAGATCCTACCTTATCGTTCCGTCGTTCTTGTCGTGAAGGTGTTTGCGGCTCAGATGGCGTAAACATGAATGGTAAAAATGGTTTGGCTTGTATCACACCTATTTCATCTTTACAGAAAGGAAGTAAGAAAATTGTGATCAGACCGTTACCTGGTTTACCAGTCATTCGTGATTTAATAGTGGATATGACTCAGTTCTATACACAGTATGAGAAAATTCGTCCGTATTTAATTAATAATGGCAAAAACCCTCCTGCTCGTGAGAACCTACAGTCACCAGAACAACGCGAAAAGCTTGATGGACTTTACGATTGTATCCTTTGTGCTTGTTGTTCAACCTCTTGCCCGTCATTTTGGTGGAATCCAGATAAGTTTATCGGGCCTGCTGGATTGTTAGCTGCTTATCGTTTCTTGATTGACAGTCGTGATACAGAAACAGAATCTCGTCTTGATGATCTTAACGATGCGTTCAGCGTATTCCGTTGTCATGGCATTATGAACTGTGTCAGCGTATGTCCAAAAGGACTCAATCCGACGAAAGCGATTGGTCATATTAAGTCGATGTTGTTAAAACGTAGTGCATAA
- the sucA gene encoding 2-oxoglutarate dehydrogenase E1 component, giving the protein MQNGAMKDWLESTFLAGENQSYIEDIYEDYLTDPNSVDESWREIFQQLPANQGVEQSHSQTRDYFRRLAKESTRYHTSVSDPAMDSKQVKVLQLINAFRFRGHQNANLDPLGLWKQESVPDLDPAFHNLTKEDFEETFNVGSFAIGKETMKLGDLYEALKRIYCGSIGAEYMHITNTEEKRWIQQRLESVNVADQFTKEEKLRFLAELTAAEGLERYLGAKFPGAKRFSLEGGDALIPMLKDLIRHAGKQDTREVVLGMAHRGRLNVLVNILGKKPADLFDEFAGIHKEHLGTGDVKYHQGFSSDFATEGAQVHLALAFNPSHLEIVSPVVIGSVRARRDRLDEARSNMVLPITIHGDAAVTGQGVVQETLNMSQARGYEVGGTVRIVINNQVGFTTSNPKDARSTQYCTDIVKMVQAPIFHVNADDPEAVAFVTRLALDFRNTFKRDVMIDLVCYRRHGHNEADEPNATQPLMYQKIKKHPTPRKIYADKLVEQSLLDANDVTELVNLYRDALDRGDCVVEEYRPMGLHSYTWEPYLNHEWNEEYPHKVEKTRLQDLARKVSTVPSEIVMQSRVEKIYADRAVMAEGEKLLDWGAAETLAYATLVDQGITIRLSGEDAGRGTFFHRHAVIHNQTNGSVYVPLANIHNAQGQFNVWDSVLTEEAVLAFEYGYATTEPRGLTIWEAQFGDFANVAQVVIDQFISSGEQKWGRMCGLVMLLPHGYEGQGPEHSSARLERYLQLCAEQNMQVCVPSTPAQVYHMLRRQALRGMRRPLIVMSPKSLLRHPLAVSELDELANGKFLPVIGEMDDLKPAEVKRVVMCSGKVYYDLLEQRRANEQNNVAIIRIEQLYPFPHEDIAQILAPYTHVKDFVWCQEEPLNQGAWYCSQHNFRDAIPTGATLRYAGRPASASPAVGYTSVHQEQQKALVEDALKVE; this is encoded by the coding sequence ATGCAGAACGGCGCAATGAAGGACTGGCTAGAATCAACTTTTCTAGCAGGAGAGAATCAGTCTTACATAGAAGATATCTATGAAGATTACCTAACTGACCCAAACTCTGTTGACGAAAGTTGGAGAGAAATTTTTCAACAACTGCCCGCAAATCAAGGCGTAGAACAGTCGCATTCTCAAACCCGCGACTACTTCAGACGCCTCGCAAAAGAATCCACTCGATATCATACCTCGGTAAGCGATCCGGCAATGGACTCAAAACAAGTTAAAGTTTTGCAGCTCATTAATGCCTTTCGTTTTCGTGGTCACCAAAATGCTAATCTCGATCCGCTTGGTTTATGGAAACAAGAATCTGTTCCAGATTTAGATCCTGCTTTTCATAACCTCACTAAAGAAGACTTTGAAGAAACCTTCAACGTCGGTTCTTTTGCTATCGGCAAAGAAACGATGAAATTAGGTGATTTATATGAAGCACTGAAACGTATTTATTGCGGTTCAATCGGTGCAGAGTATATGCACATCACTAATACTGAAGAAAAACGCTGGATCCAACAACGTTTAGAATCAGTCAATGTTGCTGATCAGTTCACTAAAGAAGAAAAGTTACGCTTCCTAGCAGAGCTAACAGCCGCTGAAGGGTTAGAACGCTATTTAGGTGCAAAATTCCCTGGTGCAAAACGCTTCTCTTTAGAAGGTGGTGATGCATTAATTCCAATGTTAAAAGATTTAATTCGTCATGCAGGTAAACAAGACACTCGCGAAGTGGTTCTTGGTATGGCGCACCGCGGTCGCTTGAACGTTCTTGTTAATATCCTGGGTAAAAAACCCGCTGATTTATTTGATGAATTTGCGGGTATTCATAAAGAACATCTGGGAACAGGTGATGTTAAATACCACCAAGGTTTTTCATCTGATTTTGCGACAGAAGGGGCTCAAGTCCATCTTGCACTAGCCTTTAACCCATCTCACCTAGAGATTGTTAGCCCAGTTGTTATTGGTTCTGTGCGTGCTCGTCGCGATCGTTTAGATGAAGCACGGAGCAATATGGTGCTTCCTATCACTATTCATGGCGATGCGGCGGTGACAGGTCAAGGGGTTGTTCAAGAAACCTTGAATATGTCTCAAGCGCGTGGTTATGAAGTAGGTGGTACAGTTCGTATTGTTATCAATAACCAAGTTGGTTTCACAACATCAAATCCAAAAGATGCTCGTTCAACACAATATTGTACTGATATTGTGAAAATGGTTCAGGCACCAATTTTCCACGTTAATGCAGATGATCCTGAAGCCGTTGCTTTTGTGACTCGCCTTGCATTGGATTTCCGTAATACCTTTAAACGTGATGTGATGATTGATTTAGTTTGTTACCGTCGCCATGGTCACAACGAAGCGGATGAGCCAAATGCGACTCAGCCTCTGATGTATCAAAAAATCAAGAAACACCCAACACCACGTAAAATTTATGCAGATAAACTGGTTGAGCAATCATTGCTTGATGCTAATGATGTAACAGAGCTGGTTAATCTTTATCGTGATGCGTTAGATCGCGGTGATTGTGTTGTTGAAGAATATCGTCCAATGGGGTTACATTCTTACACATGGGAACCGTATTTGAATCACGAATGGAATGAAGAATACCCACATAAAGTAGAAAAAACGCGCTTACAAGATCTTGCTCGCAAAGTCAGTACTGTTCCGTCAGAAATTGTGATGCAATCCCGTGTTGAGAAAATTTACGCTGATCGTGCCGTTATGGCGGAAGGTGAGAAGCTTCTTGATTGGGGGGCCGCAGAAACATTAGCGTATGCCACTTTAGTTGATCAAGGTATTACTATTCGCCTTTCTGGTGAAGATGCGGGACGTGGTACGTTCTTCCATCGTCATGCCGTTATTCATAATCAAACTAATGGTTCTGTTTATGTGCCATTGGCGAATATTCACAATGCTCAAGGACAATTTAATGTCTGGGATTCTGTATTAACAGAAGAAGCAGTGCTTGCATTTGAATATGGCTATGCGACAACAGAACCTCGTGGGCTGACTATTTGGGAAGCACAGTTTGGTGATTTCGCTAACGTAGCTCAAGTTGTTATCGACCAATTTATTAGTTCTGGTGAGCAAAAATGGGGTCGTATGTGTGGTTTAGTGATGTTGTTACCACACGGTTATGAAGGTCAAGGACCAGAACACTCTTCTGCGCGTTTAGAACGTTATCTACAATTGTGTGCAGAACAAAATATGCAGGTTTGTGTGCCATCAACACCGGCACAGGTTTACCATATGTTGCGCCGTCAAGCGTTGCGTGGTATGCGTCGCCCACTTATCGTTATGTCACCAAAATCACTGTTACGCCATCCATTAGCTGTTTCTGAATTGGATGAATTAGCTAATGGTAAATTCTTACCAGTCATTGGTGAAATGGATGATTTAAAACCTGCTGAAGTGAAACGTGTTGTGATGTGTTCCGGTAAAGTTTACTACGATTTATTAGAACAACGTCGTGCTAATGAGCAAAATAACGTTGCCATTATTCGTATTGAACAGCTTTATCCATTCCCACACGAAGATATTGCGCAAATTCTTGCTCCTTACACTCATGTAAAAGATTTCGTTTGGTGTCAAGAAGAGCCTCTGAATCAAGGTGCTTGGTACTGTAGTCAGCATAATTTCCGTGATGCTATTCCTACAGGCGCAACATTACGTTATGCAGGACGTCCTGCATCAGCCTCTCCAGCAGTTGGTTATACCTCTGTTCATCAGGAGCAACAAAAAGCTCTGGTTGAAGACGCACTGAAAGTTGAATAA